A region of Silurus meridionalis isolate SWU-2019-XX chromosome 15, ASM1480568v1, whole genome shotgun sequence DNA encodes the following proteins:
- the LOC124398455 gene encoding EGF-containing fibulin-like extracellular matrix protein 2, with amino-acid sequence MKGLCCLLLCVILVFLSVTNCQSPAETDTYTECTDGYEWDAQKQHCKDINECETIAEPCQGEMKCFNHYGGYLCLPRSASVITAPEPSGQSESGLPGLSSGAFNPCPVGYEAQGESCIDVDECELDMHDCLPSQHCVNTLGTYTCQCPDGYRKLNQECVDIDECMNRYCQHRCVNYPGSFSCQCEPGFQVAGNNRSCVDVNECEMGAPCQQRCYNTYGTFLCRCEQGYDLDPDGFTCNDIDECSYSSYLCQFQCVNEPGRFSCVCPQGYQLLGSRLCQDVNECESGSHQCAEGQSCVNIHGGYHCVDSNRCQDPYIHVSENRCVCPTSKPECRNLPFSIVHRYMSITSERSVPSDIFQIQATSVYPGAYNTFHIRSGDDRGDFYIRQINNVSAMLVLAREVTGPKEYSLDLEMVSVNPVMSYQSSSTLRLSIYVGPYAF; translated from the exons ATGAAGGGCTTGTGCTGTTTGCTGCTGTGTGTCATTttggtctttctgtctgtgaCAAATTGTCAGTCACCTGCTGAGACTGATACTTACACG gAGTGCACAGATGGATATGAGTGGGATGCGCAGAAACAACACTGTAAAG ACATAAACGAGTGTGAGACGATTGCAGAACCATGTCAGGGGGAGATgaaatgctttaaccactatgGTGGTTACCTTTGTCTCCCTCGCTCTGCCTCTGTCATCACTGCCCCCGAACCCTCTGGCCAGTCAGAGTCAGGTCTTCCGGGGTTGTCCAGTGGGGCTTTCAACCCTTGTCCTGTGGGTTATGAGGCCCAGGGAGAAAGCTGCATAG ATGTAGATGAGTGTGAACTGGATATGCATGACTGCCTACCGAGTCAGCACTGCGTTAACACTCTTGGGACATACACCTGCCAGTGTCCTGATGGCTACAGAAAGTTAAACCAGGAGTGTGTTG ATATTGATGAGTGCATGAACCGCTACTGCCAGCATCGCTGTGTCAACTATCCTGGATCTTTCTCCTGCCAGTGTGAGCCAGGATTCCAGGTGGCAGGGAACAACCGCTCCTGTGTGG atgtaaatgaatgtgaaatgggGGCACCATGTCAGCAGAGGTGCTACAACACATATGGGACATTTCTTTGTCGCTGTGAACAGGGCTATGACCTGGACCCTGATGGCTTCACATGCAATG ACATAGATGAGTGCAGCTACTCCAGTTACTTGTGTCAGTTCCAGTGTGTAAACGAACCAGGCCGTTTCTCCTGTGTGTGTCCTCAAGGATATCAACTCCTCGGCTCACGCCTCTGCCAAG atgtgaatgagtgtgagtcaGGTTCCCATCAGTGTGCAGAGGGACAGAGCTGTGTGAATATCCATGGTGGATACCATTGTGTTGACTCCAATCGCTGCCAGGATCCCTACATCCATGTTTCAGAGAA TCGATGCGTGTGTCCAACTTCGAAACCAGAATGCCGTAACCTGCCTTTCTCCATCGTACATCGCTACATGAGCATTACCTCTGAACGCTCTGTGCCATCTGATATATTCCAAATCCAGGCCACTAGTGTCTACCCTGGAGCCTACAACACTTTCCACATCCGGTCTGGGGATGATAGGGGAGACTTTTACATCCGA CAAATCAATAACGTCAGTGCCATGTTGGTTCTGGCTCGGGAAGTCACTGGACCCAAAGAGTATTCCCTTGATCTGGAGATGGTGTCTGTCAATCCCGTGATGAGCTACCAGAGCAGCTCAACCCTCCGCCTGTCTATCTATGTTGGACCTTATGctttttag
- the fosl1b gene encoding proto-oncogene c-Fos isoform X1 — translation MYQSQGSAAFTYGLYTDMAARLDLSTTTYMHKKITDAVTSSPNADFVPSRPDDEWLLESSLVSESLVSEAECWDTMASFLPSSLPNCPCLLSQCFSSEPLHSGTRDRSHDPDKEHNNQSRSVEECERRRVRRERNRIAAARCRDRRRMLTETLQNETEQLEHEKAQLEAEIARLEREKERLELVLEAHMPACKMDGSNTE, via the exons ATGTATCAGAGCCAGGGGAGTGCAGCTTTCACTTACGGACTTTACACAGACATGGCAGCACGACTGGACCTGAGCACCACCACCTACATGCACAAG AAGATCACAGATGCAGTCACATCTAGCCCCAATGCTGACTTCGTCCCATCCAGGCCGGATGATGAATGGCTTCTTGAGTCCTCTCTCGTCTCAGAATCTCTAGTCTCAGAAGCAGAGTGCTGGGACACCATGGCCTCCTTTTTGCCCTCTTCACTGCCAAACTGTCCATGTCTTCTGTCACAGTGTTTCAGTTCAGAGCCACTTCACTCTGGGACACGAGACAGATCTCACGATCCAGACAAAGAACACAACAATCAGAGT AGATCTGTTGAGGAGTGTGAGAGGAGGAGAGTGCGCAGGGAAAGGAACAGAATAGCTGCAGCTAGATGTCGGGATCGTCGACGCATGCTTACGGAAACATTACAAAAC GAGACTGAGCAGTTGGAGCATGAGAAGGCTCAGCTAGAGGCAGAGATTGCCAGGctagagagggagaaagaaaggcTGGAGTTGGTTCTGGAGGCCCATATGCCTGCCTGTAAGATGGATGGCTCTAATACCGAATAA
- the fosl1b gene encoding proto-oncogene c-Fos isoform X2: protein MYQSQGSAAFTYGLYTDMAARLDLSTTTYMHKITDAVTSSPNADFVPSRPDDEWLLESSLVSESLVSEAECWDTMASFLPSSLPNCPCLLSQCFSSEPLHSGTRDRSHDPDKEHNNQSRSVEECERRRVRRERNRIAAARCRDRRRMLTETLQNETEQLEHEKAQLEAEIARLEREKERLELVLEAHMPACKMDGSNTE from the exons ATGTATCAGAGCCAGGGGAGTGCAGCTTTCACTTACGGACTTTACACAGACATGGCAGCACGACTGGACCTGAGCACCACCACCTACATGCACAAG ATCACAGATGCAGTCACATCTAGCCCCAATGCTGACTTCGTCCCATCCAGGCCGGATGATGAATGGCTTCTTGAGTCCTCTCTCGTCTCAGAATCTCTAGTCTCAGAAGCAGAGTGCTGGGACACCATGGCCTCCTTTTTGCCCTCTTCACTGCCAAACTGTCCATGTCTTCTGTCACAGTGTTTCAGTTCAGAGCCACTTCACTCTGGGACACGAGACAGATCTCACGATCCAGACAAAGAACACAACAATCAGAGT AGATCTGTTGAGGAGTGTGAGAGGAGGAGAGTGCGCAGGGAAAGGAACAGAATAGCTGCAGCTAGATGTCGGGATCGTCGACGCATGCTTACGGAAACATTACAAAAC GAGACTGAGCAGTTGGAGCATGAGAAGGCTCAGCTAGAGGCAGAGATTGCCAGGctagagagggagaaagaaaggcTGGAGTTGGTTCTGGAGGCCCATATGCCTGCCTGTAAGATGGATGGCTCTAATACCGAATAA
- the tmem223 gene encoding transmembrane protein 223: MAYQCVLFTARTFLIAPHQVTCIQHVRAVLPLSRRYMGMIHDATVLNQFKCMSLTQGRHSVKLPPGQPLRSSHSAVVRDVVLFEHDRTRFFRLLALFCGGQFLFWSYLAFFAFTGLRDTRKSSKEPQKVRTEFGLFSFDMNLGSNTWRFGFTLGCLFIGGGIVGLGMLFSRRSVSRVVLHKGGGKVSVCTQSPLGVSKAWNLTVPLNQVACHAHRQESPSFIPLKVKNHKFYFLLDKEGNLNNPKLFDVTVGAYRPL, encoded by the exons ATGGcgtatcagtgtgtgttattTACAGCTCGGACTTTCTTAATTGCCCCCCATCAGGTCACCTGTATACAGCATGTACGCGCGGTTCTGCCCCTGTCCAGGCGGTATATGGGAATGATCCACGATGCCACGGTCTTGAAtcagtttaaatgcatgtcACTGACTCAAGGGCGACACTCTGTAAAGTTACCGCCCGGTCAGCCACTCAGGAGTTCACACTCCGCCGTGGTGAGAGATGTGGTGCTGTTCGAGCATGACCGAACCCGCTTTTTCAGGCTCCTGGCTCTGTTTTGTGGAGGTCAGTTTCTTTTCTGGAGCTACCTGGCCTTTTTTGCCTTCACGGGACTCCGAGACACTCGAAAGAGCAGCAAAGAGCCTCAAAAGGTCAGAACAGAATTCGGGCTTTTTAGCTTTGACATGAACCTCGGATCAAATACATGGAGATTTGGATTCACGCTTGGCTGTCTTTTTATAG GAGGAGGGATTGTTGGCCTGGGCATGCTGTTCAGCCGTCGCTCTGTCAGTCGCGTGGTCCTGCATAAGGGAGGTGGAAAGGTGTCTGTGTGTACCCAGTCCCCCCTAGGAGTGAGCAAAGCCTGGAATCTAACTGTACCTTTGAACCAAGTGGCTTGTCATGCACACAGGCAGGAATCCCCCTCCTTCATCCCACTCAAAGTAAAAAATCACAAGTTTTACTTCCTTTTGGACAAGGAAGGAAACCTGAATAATCCCAAGCTTTTTGATGTCACTGTTGGTGCCTACAGACCATTATAG